From a region of the Nonlabens dokdonensis DSW-6 genome:
- a CDS encoding mechanosensitive ion channel family protein yields MKIEHILYDYLIETGVSEATAGYLNAAALLIGLLILALLLDVVIKRIIIGVFARFAGKTRTNFDDLLIQNNVPRNVAHIVPLLLVLEFIPQVLVDFPYVENLIEKGLQVFGIILTLWIVRSILGTFKDYFKTLPRFNDKPIDSYIQVFMIFAWIIGTLSAFAIITGIEFIKFVTTIGTASAIIILVFRDTILGFVASIQVSVNDMVRIGDWVTFEKYGADGDVIEINLSTVKVQNFDLTITTIPTYALISDSFKNWRGMQNSGGRRIKRALSIKLDSISYLTSNEVDKLKEIELISSYLESRQADINSFNENNEINKAALINGRNLTNIGVFRKYMQTYIENHSGVNKDMMIMVRQLPPGAHGIPIEMYAFSSDKRWKNYEYIMADIFDHLIAAVPYFNLELYELPSNSSFKGLISEPTSK; encoded by the coding sequence ATGAAAATCGAACATATATTATATGATTATTTGATTGAAACAGGCGTTTCGGAAGCTACTGCTGGTTACCTCAATGCCGCTGCCCTACTCATTGGTTTATTGATCCTAGCACTATTGCTGGACGTCGTGATTAAAAGAATTATTATAGGTGTTTTTGCTCGGTTTGCTGGTAAAACGAGAACCAACTTTGATGATTTACTGATTCAGAATAATGTGCCGCGTAATGTGGCGCATATTGTGCCTTTACTACTGGTTTTGGAATTTATACCGCAAGTCTTGGTAGATTTTCCTTATGTAGAAAATTTGATAGAAAAAGGACTGCAGGTTTTTGGTATTATTCTAACATTGTGGATTGTACGAAGTATTCTAGGTACGTTTAAGGATTACTTTAAAACCTTACCACGATTTAATGACAAGCCTATAGATAGCTACATTCAGGTATTTATGATTTTTGCATGGATCATAGGGACATTATCGGCTTTTGCGATCATTACAGGAATCGAGTTCATCAAATTTGTTACGACTATAGGAACGGCATCTGCTATTATCATTCTTGTTTTTAGAGATACGATTCTAGGTTTTGTCGCAAGTATTCAAGTTTCGGTAAACGATATGGTGCGTATAGGTGATTGGGTCACCTTTGAAAAATATGGCGCCGATGGTGATGTGATCGAGATCAATTTATCTACGGTAAAGGTTCAAAATTTTGATTTGACTATCACTACCATTCCTACTTATGCATTGATTTCTGACTCGTTTAAAAACTGGCGAGGCATGCAAAATTCTGGTGGTCGACGCATCAAACGTGCCTTAAGTATTAAATTAGATAGCATATCTTATTTAACTTCAAATGAAGTAGATAAGTTAAAAGAAATAGAACTTATCAGTAGCTATTTAGAATCCCGTCAAGCAGATATTAATTCCTTTAACGAGAACAACGAAATCAACAAAGCAGCACTCATCAATGGTAGAAATTTAACTAACATAGGTGTCTTTAGAAAATACATGCAAACTTATATAGAGAATCATTCTGGTGTGAATAAAGACATGATGATTATGGTACGACAACTACCGCCAGGGGCTCATGGAATTCCTATCGAGATGTATGCCTTCAGTAGTGATAAACGATGGAAAAACTACGAGTACATCATGGCCGATATTTTTGATCACCTGATTGCCGCAGTTCCATATTTTAATCTAGAACTTTATGAATTGCCTAGTAATTCTAGTTTTAAAGGACTCATTTCTGAGCCAACTTCTAAATAA
- a CDS encoding PhnA domain-containing protein, with protein MSELLKQLEERSGNACELCGATDSLEQKVHLDVYEVPDSPKNVKDTSILACETCRTQLEDESLVDPNHWRALNDSMWSPVPAVQVVVYRMLDQLRPHGWPVDLIDMMYMEEDTKQWAEDGIQRGPKIIHKDVNGNILQRGDSIVLIKDLDVKGAGFTAKRGTPVRNITLVYDNAGQVEGRVNGINIVILTEYVKKTSKDE; from the coding sequence ATGTCAGAACTGCTTAAACAATTGGAAGAACGATCAGGAAACGCTTGCGAATTATGCGGCGCAACAGATAGTCTAGAGCAAAAAGTTCACCTAGACGTTTATGAAGTGCCCGATTCTCCTAAAAACGTAAAAGACACATCTATTCTAGCTTGTGAGACTTGTAGAACGCAGCTAGAAGATGAAAGCCTAGTAGATCCTAATCACTGGCGAGCGCTCAATGATTCTATGTGGAGTCCAGTTCCTGCGGTTCAAGTTGTGGTATATCGTATGTTAGACCAATTAAGACCTCACGGCTGGCCGGTAGATCTCATCGATATGATGTATATGGAAGAGGATACCAAACAATGGGCTGAAGACGGTATCCAGCGCGGTCCAAAAATCATTCACAAAGATGTAAACGGTAATATTTTACAAAGAGGTGATAGTATCGTTTTAATTAAAGATCTCGACGTAAAAGGTGCTGGTTTTACCGCAAAACGTGGTACGCCAGTACGCAACATTACTTTAGTTTATGATAATGCTGGTCAAGTGGAAGGTCGTGTAAATGGTATTAACATTGTCATTCTTACGGAATACGTGAAGAAAACCTCTAAGGACGAGTAA
- a CDS encoding alpha/beta hydrolase: MKRTLFIILLICISCKEKKEDTPKDPVNVEIISTEDYELHKVKKSTKLLIVFPGGGTTSQETKADFKILDKATSQGMSVLLMNFGRLYLDESTTTALSSLLEKAVEDHQLPTDHIIMGGMSIGGSTSLMLANHLHKTESKVAPDKTFIIDSPIDLYALYESSKKDVLRTDFSERRLAEPKFLVDLFENNFKGTTTVLDNIQEVSPVTLKTDNFENIKYLKNESLLFYTEPDTLWLKETRQVDFESSNAYTIQKTAALLNKSGWENVELIQTKNKGFRSDGTRNPHSWSIVDVDEFLEWVEKK, from the coding sequence ATGAAAAGAACTCTATTCATTATCCTCCTAATTTGTATCAGTTGCAAAGAGAAAAAAGAAGATACACCTAAAGATCCAGTGAACGTTGAAATCATCTCCACTGAAGATTATGAATTACACAAAGTAAAAAAATCGACAAAATTATTGATCGTTTTTCCTGGTGGCGGAACTACATCTCAGGAAACTAAAGCCGATTTTAAAATATTAGACAAAGCGACAAGTCAAGGTATGTCTGTTTTGTTAATGAACTTTGGTAGATTATATCTAGATGAATCCACCACAACAGCACTATCTTCTTTGCTAGAAAAAGCTGTTGAAGATCATCAATTACCGACAGATCATATTATCATGGGCGGCATGTCCATAGGTGGTTCTACTTCTCTAATGCTTGCTAATCATCTTCATAAAACCGAATCCAAAGTTGCACCAGACAAGACATTTATAATAGATTCTCCCATTGATTTGTATGCCTTGTACGAAAGTTCTAAAAAAGATGTACTAAGAACAGATTTTAGTGAACGCCGACTAGCCGAACCTAAATTTCTAGTAGACCTATTTGAAAACAATTTTAAAGGTACAACTACCGTACTGGATAATATTCAAGAAGTATCTCCTGTAACTTTGAAAACCGACAATTTTGAGAACATCAAATATTTAAAAAACGAAAGTCTGCTTTTTTACACGGAGCCAGATACCTTGTGGCTTAAAGAAACAAGACAAGTTGATTTTGAAAGCAGCAATGCCTACACCATTCAAAAAACTGCAGCTTTATTGAACAAAAGTGGCTGGGAAAATGTAGAACTCATACAAACTAAAAACAAAGGTTTCCGTAGCGATGGAACTAGAAATCCGCATAGTTGGTCTATCGTGGATGTGGATGAATTCTTAGAATGGGTGGAGAAGAAATGA
- a CDS encoding NAD(P)/FAD-dependent oxidoreductase: protein MKENQPSIAIIGAGVSGLTAAITLQKAGYQTTIYEANSFVGGRVHSDVSRSQILDHGFQVMLDAYPAVQEFLDVEALKLRKFVPGSIVFKDGKKYRLGDASRNSSFLWSTIVAGVGSIKDKWLVFSLSRKLKQKSVQEIFSSPEVTTLAYLQDYGFSAKMINSFFKPFYAGIFLETELATSSRMFEFVFKMFTEGNATIPAQGIKAIPEQLAAQLPKESLILGKNVSSIVGNEITFENGEKATADFTIIATPAGKLVPNLANQEQNWHQVTVLYLDTDHTGFDEAIIGLVTNEDSLINNFHFLQDVFDDHKNIISVSVVKKHTLNNEQLTERVIKELREETDIKASSLIKMFHINKALPQLNSLNNCMHPTETQLTEHVFLAGDHLSNGSLNAAMLNGKAAAQAVMSKIDGSVLL, encoded by the coding sequence ATGAAAGAAAACCAACCATCTATAGCTATCATAGGAGCTGGAGTAAGCGGTCTTACAGCGGCTATCACATTGCAAAAAGCAGGTTATCAAACCACTATTTATGAAGCCAACTCCTTTGTAGGTGGTCGCGTGCATAGTGATGTTTCTAGATCTCAAATTCTTGATCACGGCTTTCAAGTCATGCTGGACGCTTATCCTGCAGTTCAAGAGTTTCTAGATGTAGAAGCGCTCAAATTGAGAAAATTTGTTCCTGGTTCTATCGTCTTCAAAGATGGTAAAAAATACCGTTTAGGCGATGCTTCTAGAAATTCAAGTTTTTTATGGAGCACCATTGTTGCTGGAGTAGGAAGTATAAAAGATAAATGGCTGGTGTTCTCGCTTTCGCGAAAGCTGAAACAAAAATCGGTTCAAGAGATATTTTCATCTCCTGAGGTAACAACCTTAGCTTACCTTCAAGACTATGGTTTTTCGGCTAAAATGATCAATAGTTTTTTCAAACCATTTTATGCGGGAATCTTTCTTGAAACAGAACTTGCTACCAGTAGCAGAATGTTTGAATTTGTATTTAAAATGTTTACCGAAGGAAACGCGACGATTCCAGCGCAAGGAATTAAAGCCATTCCAGAGCAATTAGCTGCTCAATTACCTAAGGAATCGCTGATTTTGGGCAAGAACGTGTCTTCTATAGTTGGTAATGAAATCACCTTTGAAAACGGAGAAAAAGCAACGGCCGACTTTACCATAATCGCTACGCCTGCAGGAAAATTAGTTCCTAATCTGGCAAATCAAGAGCAAAACTGGCATCAAGTAACGGTTCTTTATTTAGATACCGATCATACAGGTTTTGACGAGGCTATCATTGGACTTGTCACAAACGAAGATTCTTTGATCAATAACTTCCATTTTCTTCAAGACGTTTTTGATGATCATAAAAACATCATTAGTGTTTCAGTGGTAAAAAAGCACACATTGAACAACGAGCAATTAACCGAGCGAGTAATTAAAGAATTAAGAGAAGAAACAGATATCAAAGCAAGCAGCTTGATTAAAATGTTTCACATCAACAAAGCTTTACCACAATTAAATTCACTCAACAATTGCATGCATCCTACAGAAACCCAGCTTACTGAGCATGTTTTTCTAGCTGGTGATCACTTAAGTAATGGATCGCTTAATGCCGCCATGCTCAACGGAAAAGCCGCAGCACAAGCGGTGATGAGTAAAATAGATGGAAGTGTTTTGTTGTAA
- a CDS encoding mechanosensitive ion channel family protein, which yields MLLPSQPEDVDLSQTITETTVSYYEQFIAFIPRLGLGLAIIILGILIATLLGNITRKSVRFRTKDPLMSRFLGKAIRVMFIIIFIMIALRAAGLGDISAGILATAGASAVVLGFAFKDIGQNFIAGIILSFNRPFNVNDTVEIGDNFGRIKELGFRHTKLKTFDGKDVYIPNSDVITTPVTNYTEDGFFRWDFIVGVDYDDDINGAKATIMEALNADPKVVTDEEHVNYVIEDELATSTVNLKVFFWVDTFDFGRIANTTRGRVIGNVMRALMKEGYYLPADIQEIKLYGRDSELPLSLQDKRDTKNA from the coding sequence ATGCTTTTACCATCCCAACCAGAAGATGTTGATCTGTCTCAAACGATTACAGAAACTACTGTTTCTTACTACGAACAATTTATTGCGTTCATACCTAGACTAGGTTTAGGGCTTGCGATCATAATTTTAGGAATTCTTATTGCGACACTTTTAGGGAATATTACTCGTAAAAGTGTGCGTTTTAGAACCAAAGATCCGCTAATGAGTCGCTTTTTAGGCAAGGCGATACGTGTCATGTTTATCATTATTTTTATCATGATTGCATTGCGAGCGGCTGGTTTAGGCGATATAAGTGCTGGAATTCTTGCTACTGCAGGTGCAAGTGCGGTAGTTCTAGGTTTTGCTTTTAAAGACATCGGTCAGAACTTTATTGCCGGAATAATTTTAAGTTTTAATCGTCCTTTTAATGTAAATGATACAGTAGAAATAGGCGATAACTTTGGCCGAATTAAAGAATTAGGGTTCCGTCATACAAAATTGAAGACCTTTGATGGTAAAGATGTTTACATTCCTAATTCTGACGTGATCACCACACCAGTTACTAATTATACTGAAGACGGTTTCTTTAGATGGGATTTTATTGTAGGTGTTGATTATGATGATGATATCAACGGCGCCAAAGCCACCATCATGGAAGCTCTTAATGCAGATCCAAAAGTCGTTACTGATGAGGAACATGTTAATTATGTGATTGAAGATGAATTGGCCACCAGTACGGTCAATTTAAAAGTCTTCTTTTGGGTAGATACCTTTGACTTTGGCCGTATTGCAAACACTACTCGAGGTCGCGTAATAGGAAATGTTATGAGAGCACTTATGAAAGAAGGTTACTATTTACCAGCAGATATTCAGGAAATCAAGCTCTATGGAAGAGATTCTGAATTACCTTTGTCACTTCAAGATAAAAGAGATACTAAAAATGCTTAA
- a CDS encoding DUF3817 domain-containing protein — protein MLKFFKYLAIVEGYSFLFILFLTMPLKYLGGILLPNKIMGMAHGFLFLAYVVVAIVVGQMLKWKFKDQLIVLAMSVVPFGTFWMEEKYLEKEIEKAA, from the coding sequence ATGCTTAAATTCTTTAAATACCTAGCTATAGTAGAAGGATATTCCTTCTTATTCATTTTATTTTTGACCATGCCTTTAAAATATTTAGGCGGTATTTTATTACCTAATAAAATTATGGGAATGGCTCACGGATTTCTATTTCTAGCCTATGTGGTAGTTGCTATAGTCGTAGGTCAAATGCTGAAATGGAAATTTAAAGACCAATTAATCGTCCTTGCGATGTCTGTTGTTCCTTTTGGAACCTTCTGGATGGAAGAAAAATACCTTGAAAAAGAGATAGAAAAAGCAGCTTAA
- a CDS encoding TrmH family RNA methyltransferase, whose amino-acid sequence MKHISSPHNAIVRHVEQLQRKSKTRKKEGLFIIEGHREIQLAVRGGFEIEKLLVCGSILLENEDYTPQDVYQKLDIDTTPEVISVTSEVYEKIAYRSGTEGCIAFAKAKSLSLSDLQLTEQPLILIAESVEKPGNLGALLRTADAAKVDAVIIANPTGDLYNPNVVRSSLGCVFTVPTAMGTTKEVTDFLKKSSIDLYAATLQSSERYDAIDYKKGSAIAVGTEATGLSEELRAAATANIIIPMSGEIDSMNVSVSAAILIFEAKRQRDFK is encoded by the coding sequence ATGAAACATATTTCTAGTCCTCATAATGCGATCGTACGTCATGTAGAACAATTACAACGTAAAAGTAAAACACGTAAAAAAGAAGGGCTTTTTATTATCGAAGGACATCGCGAGATTCAACTAGCTGTACGCGGTGGTTTTGAGATTGAAAAATTGTTAGTTTGCGGTTCCATTTTGCTAGAAAATGAAGATTATACGCCTCAAGATGTGTATCAGAAATTAGATATTGATACCACACCAGAAGTCATTTCTGTGACCAGTGAAGTGTACGAAAAGATTGCTTATCGAAGTGGTACGGAAGGTTGTATCGCTTTCGCGAAAGCGAAATCATTATCACTATCAGATTTACAATTAACAGAACAACCATTAATCCTCATAGCAGAGTCCGTTGAGAAACCTGGTAATCTGGGCGCTTTACTAAGAACTGCCGATGCTGCAAAAGTCGATGCCGTAATCATTGCAAATCCTACTGGAGATTTATATAATCCTAATGTTGTAAGATCGAGTTTAGGCTGTGTATTCACTGTTCCTACAGCAATGGGAACTACTAAAGAGGTAACTGATTTCTTGAAAAAATCCTCGATAGATTTATATGCGGCTACTTTGCAAAGTAGCGAGCGATATGATGCAATCGATTATAAAAAAGGTAGCGCCATCGCCGTAGGAACAGAAGCAACTGGACTTTCTGAAGAGTTGAGAGCCGCTGCTACTGCTAACATTATTATACCTATGTCTGGTGAAATTGATTCCATGAACGTGTCAGTTAGTGCCGCAATTTTGATCTTTGAAGCAAAAAGACAACGAGATTTTAAATAA
- a CDS encoding M48 family metallopeptidase: MTYTTIFYTIIGILIFDFLLERILGFLNYTWYSKPVPKELEDVYDDAEYQKSQDYKKTNFKFGLISSTFSFIGILVFLFLDGFAFVDELARSYVDHEIWVALVFFGIIMLASEIISLPFSIYGIFVIEEQFGFNKTTVKTFILDKIKGYLLTAVLGGGLIALIIFCYNWAGDNFWWYVWILIFAISLFMNMFYAKLFVPLFNKQAPLEDGTLKDKISAYTQTVGFQLDKIFVIDGSKRSTKANAYFSGFGSEKRVTLYDTLIDQLSEEEIVAVLAHEVGHYKRKHIIYNLIAGTLTTGFTLWLFSIFVDNTVLAEALGVGIPSFHIGLVAFGLLYSPISTVTGILMSLLSRRFEYQADYYAKSTYKKEPLISGLKTLNKTSLSNLTPHPAYVWFHYSHPSLQQRIAAMNSDNIY, encoded by the coding sequence ATGACTTATACAACCATTTTTTACACCATCATAGGAATTTTAATATTTGATTTTCTTCTTGAGCGCATTCTAGGTTTTTTAAATTATACTTGGTATTCAAAACCAGTTCCTAAAGAACTAGAAGATGTTTATGATGACGCTGAGTATCAAAAATCTCAAGATTATAAAAAGACCAACTTTAAATTTGGACTTATTTCTAGTACGTTTTCGTTTATAGGAATCTTGGTGTTCTTGTTTTTAGATGGATTTGCATTTGTTGATGAGCTTGCAAGAAGTTATGTAGATCATGAAATATGGGTAGCTTTAGTCTTTTTTGGAATTATCATGCTCGCAAGTGAGATCATTTCACTTCCTTTTTCCATATATGGAATTTTTGTGATTGAAGAACAATTTGGGTTTAATAAAACAACCGTAAAAACATTTATTCTAGATAAAATTAAAGGCTATTTACTGACAGCCGTTTTAGGTGGTGGACTTATTGCTCTTATTATTTTTTGTTACAATTGGGCTGGAGACAATTTCTGGTGGTATGTGTGGATCTTGATATTTGCCATCTCTTTGTTCATGAATATGTTTTATGCTAAGTTATTTGTTCCGCTTTTCAATAAGCAAGCGCCGCTAGAAGATGGAACATTAAAGGATAAGATAAGCGCCTACACTCAAACAGTAGGTTTTCAACTAGATAAGATATTTGTGATTGACGGCAGTAAAAGATCTACTAAAGCAAATGCATACTTCAGCGGTTTTGGAAGTGAGAAACGCGTGACTTTGTACGATACTTTAATTGACCAATTAAGTGAAGAAGAAATTGTTGCCGTGCTTGCTCATGAGGTAGGACATTATAAAAGAAAGCACATTATTTACAACTTGATCGCTGGAACTTTAACCACTGGATTTACCTTATGGCTATTTTCTATTTTTGTAGACAATACAGTGCTTGCCGAAGCCTTGGGAGTTGGTATACCATCGTTTCATATAGGACTAGTCGCCTTCGGACTGCTCTACTCTCCTATCTCAACGGTTACTGGGATTTTAATGAGCTTGCTTTCTAGGAGATTTGAATATCAAGCAGATTATTATGCTAAATCTACCTATAAAAAAGAACCACTCATTAGTGGTTTAAAAACGCTTAATAA